GAATACTCATTTTTAGCAGAATGTTTAAGTTCAAGAGAACTATAATATAGTAATTCtacccaaaatattttaaaaatatttattggattAGATATTTTACAAATGAATTCAATTATAACATAAGATGCAAAGTTGAACAAATAAGACATAAGTTGAACAATGGTAATAGCAGTAAACATGTTAAAGTTGAAGATGGGAATCTTATGAagcctcaactctacacaaagagctacaggcaactaagaaatggTATGAgcaaaagaaatcattttctgCAGGTATATGAACATACCAGTTGTTTATACAATATTAAATGGTCAACTctaaacacacacaatacacacacaaacacacacacatagagtaaacatatacaatatacagAGTGAGCAGTTTGGTATTTagaaatgcatatttatatgtatgtatgtgacaattaatgaaaaaaaggagATCATGAATGTGTAAGAGAGCAATGAGGAGATACAAGGAAGAAcatagagggagaaaagaggagggggagaattGATGTAAATAGATTGTAATCACGTGGTCACAACTCTTTATAGGCTTCCGGGAAATTTCCAATGAAATATATTCCTATATGCAATGAATATATACCAATgaatatgtaaagaaaataataaattctaaaaattaacaCACTGCATTTACTAAAATTTGTGTGTTTGAATACACAGCTATGTAATCTAGTTATATTAACAATTTAAACTTTGTCACTTGAAAAAGACAAATTTCTTGAAAAGTatatactaaaattttaaattagtataAAAGACTTCTCTGAATACTTTAAGGTCATCCACATTCCCTATAGAGCATGAAGATCAGTATAGTCTTAGATTTGTTCTATAAAGTCAGTGCTACTCACATTTTGATTGTActtatctttctattttcttagatTTGTGACAATTTGAAGATGATCTGGAGCCAATATTACTTTTCCATGAAGGAAGTAAATGAACATATACTTTGCTCAGCCATGCTTACATTATCTGAATATTTTCTGAACCTTATTAGAGAAGGGATTTTGTTTGCTTCCAGTAAAATGATTAGAATCAATTTTCTGTACATGGTGAATTGAGAAATTCTGACCCCAAAGTAGTGGAGTAGGTATGTGTTTCTgatacaaataaattttaagaatacttgctataaaattttttataataatttttgatTTGGTACATGTTTAGTTTCACTCATATGGCTACATAAAAAATAATGGATACACATTGGCTTATAGGGAATATTGTAAAATGAACTCAACATATTTTCTCATTCAAAGTCAATAAATTCTGagtaaaatacacaaagaaatattGTTTTCATATACTAATCAACCAGATTTTATGCTATAATAATGAACTGTAACATCATTGCTAGACAATCGATTGTCAATTTGGAGTTTTATTTGTAATCTAAGATAGTTGACATCAACACAAGCCTGTTGCTGTTAAGTATTACATTAACCTACTTACTGTGGTATATCTCCTGAAGTATAATGTGGAGTGGTGGAAATAactgtgtttatatttttgagaagATGAACAGCATCCTTACATGCATAAGCAATTTGCATGTTCTATGCTTCTCATAAAGGAATGATCTTGACGAGTTTATTCAGAGCCTCTTTCACGTCCTTATTCCTCAGACTGTAGATGAAGGGATTCAACATGGGGAAAACTACTGTGTAAAATGTTGAAACAACTTTGTCTGAATCTAAAGAATATCTGGTACGGGGACGAGAGTAGATGTAGAGAATGGAGCCATAGTACAAGGTCACAGAGATGAGGTGGGAGGAACAGGTGGAGAAAGCCTTCAGGCGACCCTGGGTGGAGCGGATCCTCAAGATAGTGGCAATGATGAAGATATAGGAGGCCAGGATTAGGGCAATGGGTATCATTACATTGGAGGTCAGGAGGAAGTACATCAGGGCTTGGTATCCTTCTTTGCCACCACAAGCCAGATTCACCAAGGGAAGCAAGTCACAAAAAAAGTCATCAATGATGTTGTCATTACAGAAATCAAAGGTAAAAGTTTTCTTGGTGATGATTGAAGAATTAGTAAAGCCACCCATATAAGAGGCTGCTACAAAAAATGCACATAGTTTTATAGACATGGCCTGAGAATAAATCAGTGGCTTcgagatggccacatagcggtcataagcCATAGCAGCCAGCAGGTAACACTCACTGTAGTCCAGTCCAGCAGAGAAGAAGAACTGAGCCACACAGCTAGCAAAAGAAATGATCTTATTTTCAGAGATACATATCGCTAGGATCTTTGGAGTATAGACAGTAGACAACCAGAGATCCAGAAAAGACAGATTTCCAATGAAGAAATACATGGGTGTGTGTAGCCTGGGGTCACTGCAGATCAACACGATAAGAGTGCTGTTTCCTAACACAGTCAATGTGTACATAATGAGAAATATCACAAACAGGACCAATTGTGTGGTAGGGTCAGAGGTGAATCCCAATAGGATGAACTCAGATACTGTGTGGTTGCCTCTCTCCATGGTTTTAAAGACTCTCTCCttaaaagataaaacagagaattgttttctaatgactgtgctgaaaaaaaaaatggcaaatggGTAAATCAGACTATTTCTCCTGGTAATCATACAAGTCTCACATGCAACactccaaagatttatttagaaataatttttattttgtaaccaaataaaacttctggcaaagattttttttctgagttacttttctattcttttactgCATCTTCTCAGTATCACCATTCCAGCTTTTGAATCAGAAATGCCTCATGAATCGACCGTTGAAGCTCTTCATCATCACATCCTCATCAGACTTTGATGAATACATCCCGATGACTTTAAATGCTTTAACACTTGTGAATAATTTTTAGTGATATATTTCATGACTCTTTTTCTGCCATATAATTTAGGTACTCAGGTTCAAATATTTGCTTAATATGCATGAGAGGAATAACTGAGAATTTGAGGAAAAATTCATGTCTGTGCATcgtttttaatatcttttcccCTTCATTCTACACTTTGGAGAGAGGCATTATACTACACTGTAGAAATTCATTTAGTCACATTTTCTACTGAGCTCTAGTTTCATGATGTCTCTGATGACTTACCAAAATGGACGCAGGACCTACATAGTTTTCCACTGATGCAGCATTTGATTCTTATATgcaaacagctttttaaaaaattctctgttATTGTGGAAGTCTTCTTGCTATCTCCTACCTCTGTCTTCACCCCACTTGAGTCAGCACAGCGTCCACAGTGGTCATGTGTAAATATCAGTTTAATATGGTGTTCTTTTGTTCTATACACAAGTTTTTCTTCCACCTATTCTTAGAAATGACCAtgatcttccaaaggttctgaggtCCTATGTTTATGCCtggccctggctgtctctgctcaAAACTGCTATACTTCTTTCCATTCATAACTTtaccctctgtctgtctgtgttccaTGCATTCTTAGTTGTTCTTGGCTGCTGTTGGAATACTTGTCCTCCTTGTGTTTATACTTTTAAGTGACTTTAAAAAGGTGTTCTTCAAGGAACACACTGCAATTTCCCCCTACTCTGACTTTTCTCCTATCTCTTTCTATTATCACCAATAATTATCTAATAACACATAACCCATTAATTTAACTTTCCTCCTCTTCACTATAAAATGTAATGTGTGTATTATGTTGATTTGATCTTTTGCTATGATGTTATATGTCATTTATTGCAAAACAGGTCATATAGAGTAAAAACAGTTTTAGCAAAAGGTATAAGTATACAAAAGTTTTCTGTTAAAAACATCTAGAAACTTCTAGATTTAATCCTAGACTTAATACCTTCTGATTTTCTGTTTATCATGAGagtttttataattcttatttgtAAAAACTGTGTCAGTCAGTCATTTAGAACAACTTTCCTTGAGCACAGCACAGCTATTATTTCTCATATACGATCTCATTTATTCTTCAGAGACCTCATATATTATGTCTTTAAACATTAATGATAATATTTCCAAAAATCGTCAAATTGTTGTTTGCTAAGTAGCTAACAATAATTCaacagctttttttaaaaaaggagatcTACTACTTAGGCAGAAAGTCACCCTTTTCCATCAAGTTATCAGGGTATCAGTTGCTGGTTGGATTTGTGGCTATTTTAGATTTGAATATATTCATCTAGAGGCCAGATGATAACTCTCAGAGCTGAGAGATGTCACAGGTGTTTAAGAGCTTTTAAACACTGGTCAAACTATCTGATGGCAGATTTATATCTATTTCATGTGGAAAAAATAACTAATGATCCTAGACAGATTCTACTATATCTGGCTAGGATAGAGCACTTACCTGCAACTCTCACATTCAAAACCAACAGGATATGACAACGTAGATCCAGGCAACTTATGCCTGGTCGGATTCCCTTGAGTATATGATCTCTCCCACCTCAGGGGTTCATAGCTTTAAAAATGTCTGAAAGGCAATTAAGcaaaattctgtttattttcttgttaaatgcaaaataagaaaatgactaAAATGGTTTAATTATGCATAGGAAACCACTCTTACAAAACTCACTATTTTCAAAAACTCatagaaatatgtatttaaattagtATTATACTCAAGCAATTATGTATGGAAGTAATTGCCTttcaaaaaaattacagaaaaaagtGCAATTATATTTTGTGTccaatgcattttaaatttaaaatctctGTTTGTTCTGATAAAATAATGAGGCATTGTAGGAAggtatttctttttacttcaataacttaaaacaattcattaatttttaagaaattgtCATATAGATCATACTCTTCTTGAGCTCATTATGCAACTGAGGATGATTAAAATTCTGGCATTATTTTCTCCATCACTCATATACTGAAAGTAAACCCTTTGTTCCATTTTATGTTATGCCAGGGAAGGAACCCAAGATTTCATGAATGCAAGATAAAGAATCTACTTACGGAGTTACATTCAGGTGCAGTCTCAGTCTATGAAACTTGACAGATCTTTAGCCATATTGCTTCAGTGGTGAAGCTTATTTGTTGTGACTTTCTATGTAGATATATTTTGCAACAGTCATACCTCCTTTTACTTACCCATGACTACTTGAATTTAAAATCATAAGAAAGATGCCTTATTAGGAAATATGAGAATTATGGCtaatattatttttcagttataGCAACATGATCAAATACTGAGGAAAATTTatcaattttgatatttttgtaagTTTCTACTAATCATTTTGTGATGTTGAATACTTTGCTAACTACTTATGAATGCAGTCCTAGTGAGTGATAAATAATCTTGTGGTATAAATATGATGATTCTCATTTTACTGGTTAGTCCTCTGAAAAATAACAATGTGATGCAGGCTGCTGgagaataaaagaaatcaaagaacttATCTATCACTGGGTACTTCATGTCACAATACAAACCCAACAGGCAAGTTATTCAGATTAGTTTAATAATGGCATGATAGCTTATAAgtaattgtttacatttttattggatgTGAGGCATTCTCCATAAGAGTGCTTTCATGCACGTATTGAAGCCATGGGTAACCTGTTATAATGCTTTCCTAAATAATCATGTTGCCAGGTCCCCTTattaatatgtatgtttatatctgTAGATTTGTACTTCTCTCAACCTTGcttagagaagtttctttttgcaatgTATGTAGGCTAACGCAGAGACTCATAATTGTTCAAGTTCAAGAATAAGAATTATGCGTTATCAGACACAGATGTGTAATCTGCATCAAATAAACCTCACAGAAGTGTTGTTCCATAGAATATTAGACAAGAAGGTTAAGGAGGAGAGCTGTGAATTATTGTCTTCTAGTCATGGCATGGCTGATGCACACATCAACTCACAGAAACTATGATTGCTATCACAAGACTTGCAGAAGATAAAAGCAATGAAAATTTCAacatgggtgggggtggggcttctgtGACCCATTTCCTAGCTGAGAAGCTATTAGCAACTGGTAGCTTATGAGAgagagttatttttctttcagggTTCACCTTCTTGTAAGTAGACTGTATACCAGTGGATGCCTACATAATCATTAGCACATGGTCAGCACTAATTGGAGCCAGGGAgtgcctcctgctgctgctgctgcttatgctaataataataataataataataataataatgatatgaaGTCATATGAATTACAGGATTTTGGTGGGAGATGGAGGGAAGTTGTGGGGTagataagataaaaatatattgtatattgaaTGAAATTTtcatagaacaaataaaaatattttaaaatgatcaaactcataaagtatttttcttttttttttttattttagatattttctttatttacatgcgaatttctccatNNNNNNNNNNNNNNNNNNNNNNNNNNNNNNNNNNNNNNNNNNNNNNNNNNNNNNNNNNNNNNNNNNNNNNNNNNNNNNNNNNNNNNNNNNNNNNNNNNNNNNNNNNNNNNNNNNNNNNNNNNNNNNNNNNNNNNNNNNNNNNNNNNNNNNNNNNNNNNNNNNNNNNNNNNNNNNNNNNNNNNNNNNNNNNNNNNNNNNNNNNNNNNNNNNNNNNNNNNNNNNNNNNNNNNNNNNNNNNNNNNNNNNNNNNNNNNNNNNNNNNNNNNNNNNNNNNNNNNNNNNNNNNNNNNNNNNNNNNNNNNNNNNNNNNNNNNNNNNNNNNNNNNNNNNNNNNNNNNNNNNNNNNNNNNNNNNNNNNNNNNNNNNNNNNNNNNNNNNNNNNNNNNNNNNNNNNNNNNNNNNNNNNNNNNNNNNNNNNNNNNNNNNNNNNNNNNNNNNNNNNNNNNNNNNNNNNNNNNNNNNNNNNNNNNNNNNNNNNNNNNNNNNNNNNNNNNNNNNNNNNNNNNNNNNNNNNNNNNNNNNNNNNNNNNNNNNNNNNNNNNNNNNNNNNNNNNNNNNNNNNNNNNNNNNNNNNNNNNNNNNNNNNNNNNNNNNNNNNNNNNNNNNNNNNNNNNNNNNNNNNNNNNNNNNNNNNNNNNNNNNNNNNNNNNNNNNNNNNNNNNNNNNNNNNNNNNNNNNNNNNNNNNNNNNNNNNNNNNNNNNNNNNNNNNNNNNNNNNNNNNNNNNNNNNNNNNNNNNNNNNNNNNNNNNNNNNNNNNNNNNNNNNNNNNNNNNNNNNNNNNNNNNNNNNNNNNNNNNNNNNNNNNNNNNNNNNNNNNNNNNNNNNNNNNNNNNNNNNNNNNNNNNNNNNNNNNNNNNNNNNNNNNNNNNNNNNNNNNNNNNNNNNNNNNNNNNNNNNNNNNNNNNNNNNNNNNNNNNNNNNNNNNNNNNNNNNNNNNNNNNNNNNNNNNNNNNNNNNNNNNNNNNNNNNNNNNNNNNNNNNNNNNNNNNNNNNNNNNNNNNNNNNNNNNNNNNNNNNNNNNNNNNNNNNNNNNNNNNNNNNNNNNNNNNNNNNNNNNNNNNNNNNNNNNNNNNNNNNNNNNNNNNNNNNNNNNNNNNNNNNNNNNNNNNNNNNNNNNNNNNNNNNNNNNNNNNNNNNNNNNNNNNNNNNNNNNNNNNNNNNNNNNNNNNNNNNNNNNNNNNNNNNNNNNNNNNNNNNNNNNNNNNNNNNNNNNNNNNNNNNNNNNNNNNNNNNNNNNNNNNNNNNNNNNNNNNNNNNNNNNNNNNNNNNNNNNNNNNNNNNNNNNNNNNNNNNNNNNNNNNNNNNNNNNNNNNNNNNNNNNNNNNNNNNNNNNNNNNNNNNNNNNNNNNNNNNNNNNNNNNNNNNNNNNNNNNNNNNNNNNNNNNNNNNNNNNNNNNNNNNNNNNNNNNNNNNNNNNNNNNNNNNNNNNNNNNNNNNNNNNNNNNNNNNNNNNNNNNNNNNNNNNNNNNNNNNNNNNNNNNNNNNNNNNNNNNNNNNNNNNNNNNNNNNNNNNNNNNNNNNNNNNNNNNNNNNNNNNNNNNNNNNNNNNNNNNNNNNNNNNNNNNNNNNNNNNNNNNNNNNNNNNNNNNNNNNNNNNNNNNNNNNNNNNNNNNNNNNNNNNNNNNNNNNNNNNNNNNNNNNNNNNNNNNNNNNNNNNNNNNNNNNNNNNNNNNNNNNNNNNNNNNNNNNNNNNNNNNNNNNNNNNNNNNNNNNNNNNNNNNNNNNNNNNNNNNNNNNNNNNNNNNNNNNNNNNNNNNNNNNNNNNNNNNNNNNNNNNNNNNNNNNNNNNNNNNNNNNNNNNNNNNNNNNNNNNNNNNNNNNNNNNNNNNNNNNNNNNNNNNNNNNNNNNNNNNNNNNNNNNNNNNNNNNNNNNNNNNNNNNNNNNNNNNNNNNNNNNNNNNNNNNNNNNNNNNNNNNNNNNNNNNNNNNNNNNNNNNNNNNNNNNNNNNNNNNNNNNNNNNNNNNNNNNNNNNNNNNNNNNNNNNNNNNNNNNNNNNNNNNNNNNNNNNNNNNNNNNNNNNNNNNNNNNNNNNNNNNNNNNNNNNNNNNNNNNNNNNNNNNNNNNNNNNNNNNNNNNNNNNNNNNNNNNNNNNNNNNNNNNNNNNNNNNNNNNNNNNNNNNNNNNNNNNNNNNNNNNNNNNNNNNNNNNNNNNNNNNNNNNNNNNNNNNNNNNNNNNNNNNNNNNNNNNNNNNNNNNNNNNNNNNNNNNNNNNNNNNNNNNNNNNNNNNNNNNNNNNNNNNNNNNNNNNNNNNNNNNNNNNNNNNNNNNNNNNNNNNNNNNNNNNNNNNNNNNNNNNNNNNNNNNNNNNNNNNNNNNNNNNNNNNNNNNNNNNNNNNNNNNNNNNNNNNNNNNNNNNNNNNNNNNNNNNNNNNNNNNNNNNNNNNNNNNNNNNNNNNNNNNNNNNNNNNNNNNNNNNNNNNNNNNNNNNNNNNNNNNNNNNNNNNNNNNNNNNNNNNNNNNNNNNNNNNNNNNNNNNNNNNNNNNNNNNNNNNNNNNNNNNNNNNNNNNNNNNNNNNNNNNNNNNNNNNNNNNNNNNNNNNNNNNNNNNNNNNNNNNNNNNNNNNNNNNNNNNNNNNNNNNNNNNNNNNNNNNNNNNNNNNNNNNNNNNNNNNNNNNNNNNNNNNNNNNNNNNNNNNNNNNNNNNNNNNNNNNNNNNNNNNNNNNNNNNNNNNNNNNNNNNNNNNNNNNNNNNNNNNNNNNNNNNNNNNNNNNNNNNNNNNNNNNNNNNNNNNNNNNNNNNNNNNNNNNNNNNNNNNNNNNNNNNNNNNNNNNNNNNNNNNNNNNNNNNNNNNNNNNNNNNNNNNNNNNNNNNNNNNNNNNNNNNNNNNNNNNNNNNNNNNNNNNNNNNNNNNNNNNNNNNNNNNNNNNNNNNNNNNNNNNNNNNNNNNNNNNNNNNNNNNNNNNNNNNNNNNNNNNNNNNNNNNNNNNNNNNNNNNNNNNNNNNNNNNNNNNNNNNNNNNNNNNNNNNNNNNNNNNNNNNNNNNNNNNNNNNNNNNNNNNNNNNNNNNNNNNNNNNNNNNNNNNNNNNNNNNNNNNNNNNNNNNNNNNNNNNNNNNNNNNNNNNNNNNNNNNNNNNNNNNNNNNNNNNNNNNNNNNNNNNNNNNNNNNNNNNNNNNNNNNNNNNNNNNNNNNNNNNNNNNNNNNNNNNNNNNNNNNNNNNNNNNNNNNNNNNNNNNNNNNNNNNNNNNNNNNNNNNNNNNNNNNNNNNNNNNNNNNNNNNNNNNNNNNNNNNNNNNNNNNNNNNNNNNNNNNNNNNNNNNNNNNNNNNNNNNNNNNNNNNNNNNNNNNNNNNNNNNNNNNNNNNNNNNNNNNNNNNNNNNNNNNNNNNNNNNNNNNNNNNNNNNNNNNNNNNNNNNNNNNNNNNNNNNNNNNNNNNNNNNNNNNNNNNNNNNNNNNNNNNNNNNNNNNNNNNNNNNNNNNNNNNNNNNNNNNNNNNNNNNNNNNNNNNNNNNNNNNNNNNNNNNNNNNNNNNNNNNNNNNNNNNNNNNNNNNNNNNNNNNNNNNNNNNNNNNNNNNNNNNNNNNNNNNNNNNNNNNNNNNNNNNNNNNNNNNNNNNNNNNNNNNNNNNNNNNNNNNNNNNNNNNNNNNNNNNNNNNNNNNNNNNNNNNNNNNNNNNNNNNNNNNNNNNNNNNNNNNNNNNNNNNNNNNNNNNNNNNNNNNNNNNNNNNNNNNNNNNNNNNNNNNNNNNNNNNNNNNNNNNNNNNNNNNNNNNNNNNNNNNNNNNNNNNNNNNNNNNNNNNNNNNNNNNNNNNNNNNNNNNNNNNNNNNNNNNNNNNNNNNNNNNNNNNNNNNNNNNNNNNNNNNNNNNNNNNNNNNNNNNNNNNNNNNNNNNNNNNNNNNNNNNNNNNNNNNNNNNNNNNNNNNNNNNNNNNNNNNNNNNNNNNNNNNNNNNNNNNNNNNNNNNNNNNNNNNNNNNNNNNNNNNNNNNNNNNNNNNNNNNNNNNNNNNNNNNNNNNNNNNNNNNNNNNNNNNNNNNNNNNNNNNNNNNNNNNNNNNNNNNNNNNNNNNNNNNNNNNNNNNNNNNNNNNNNNNNNNNNNNNNNNNNNNNNNNNNNNNNNNNNNNNNNNNNNNNNNNNNNNNNNNNNNNNNNNNNNNNNNNNNNNNNNNNNNNNNNNNNNNNNNNNNNNNNNNNNNNNNNNNNNNNNNNNNNNNNNNNNNNNNNNNNNNNNNNNNNNNNNNNNNNNNNNNNNNNNNNNNNNNNNNNNNNNNNNNNNNNNNNNNNNNNNNNNNNNNNNNNNNNNNNNNNNNNNNNNNNNNNNNNNNNNNNNNNNNNNNNNNNNNNNNNNNNNNNNNNNNNNNNNNNNNNNNNNNNNNNNNNNNNNNNNNNNNNNNNNNNNNNNNNNNNNNNNNNNNNNNNNNNNNNNNNNNNNNNNNNNNNNNNNNNNNNNNNNNNNNNNNNNNNNNNNNNNNNNNNNNNNNNNNNNNNNNNNNNNNNNNNNNNNNNNNNNNNNNNNNNNNNNNNNNNNNNNNNNNNNNNNNNNNNNNNNNNNNNNNNNNNNNNNNNNNNNNNNNNNNNNNNNNNNNNNNNNNNNNNNNNNNNNNNNNNNNNNNNNNNNNNNNNNNNNNNNNNNNNNNNNNNNNNNNNNNNNNNNNNNNNNNNNNNNNNNNNNNNNNNNNNNNNNNNNNNNNNNNNNNNNNNNNNNNNNNNNNNNNNNNNNNNNNNNNNNNNNNNNNNNNNNNNNNNNNNNNNNNNNNNNNNNNNNNNNNNNNNNNNNNNNNNNNNNNNNNNNNNNNNNNNNNNNNNNNNNNNNNNNNNNNNNNNNNNNNNNNNNNNNNNNNNNNNNNNNNNNNNNNNNNNNNNNNNNNNNNNNNNNNNNNNNNNNNNNNNNNNNNNNNNNNNNNNNNNNNNNNNNNNNNNNNNNNNNNNNNNNNNNNNNNNNNNNNNNNNNNNNNNNNNNNNNNNNNNNNNNNNNNNNNNNNNNNNNNNNNNNNNNNNNNNNNNNNNNNNNNNNNNNNNNNN
The nucleotide sequence above comes from Mastomys coucha isolate ucsf_1 unplaced genomic scaffold, UCSF_Mcou_1 pScaffold15, whole genome shotgun sequence. Encoded proteins:
- the LOC116092069 gene encoding olfactory receptor 1013-like, which codes for MERGNHTVSEFILLGFTSDPTTQLVLFVIFLIMYTLTVLGNSTLIVLICSDPRLHTPMYFFIGNLSFLDLWLSTVYTPKILAICISENKIISFASCVAQFFFSAGLDYSECYLLAAMAYDRYVAISKPLIYSQAMSIKLCAFFVAASYMGGFTNSSIITKKTFTFDFCNDNIIDDFFCDLLPLVNLACGGKEGYQALMYFLLTSNVMIPIALILASYIFIIATILRIRSTQGRLKAFSTCSSHLISVTLYYGSILYIYSRPRTRYSLDSDKVVSTFYTVVFPMLNPFIYSLRNKDVKEALNKLVKIIPL